The DNA window GGCGAGGATCGCGATGATGGCGACCACGACGATTATTTCGAGTAGGGTAAAACCCCGGTTACTGTGTAGTTTCTTCATATTCAGTTGGATTGTCGGGTTGGGCTATGGTTCATTGTATACGTAGCCCATACCAGCGCAATTGCAATCGCCATCAGCAGGCCATACAGGTGGGCATCAACGATAACCCGGGCACCGATGATATCTCCGGTGTTGAAGTCATAAAAGTTAAATTGTTCCATTAAGACCTTTATCACTATTGCGGCAACCACCAGGATCGCAATCAAGCGATCGCGTGGAAACAGGCTGATCGCGCCCAGCACGTAAAGGCCGTACAAAATACCGGAGTGACCCGCATAATCCAGAACTTCAGGATTAAAAAGGGTAATCAAGGCCGAAATACCGATGCCCAGGATCAGGGTACTGATAAGCCAACGTTTAGCCGACCATCCGGGGGTGGTAAGACTCACGCAGACCACCAGTCCGAGTCCATTGAGTAGCAGATGCATCCAGCCGACGTGTACCCAGTGAGCGGTGACGATACGCCATACCTGGCCCGTTGAATTCCAGTCGCGCTCATAGCGAAAATGCTCGGGTCCGATCAACTGAAATAACGTCATAACCGGGATAATCGCGGCCACATAACGCCAGTCCGGAGATGCCTTGATGCGTTGCCACACAACTACACCAGTTCGTTCATATCGAAGATTGGCACCAGGATCGCGAGCACTATAAACAACACCACGATCCCCATAAATAAGATCATCGCCGGTTCGAACAGTGCGACAAAAAGCGCGGTGACGCCGGCAAACTCGGTTTCCTCGGCACGCGCCGAGCGTTCCAGCATTTCACCGAGCCTGCCGCTTGCCTCACCATTCTGTACCAGTTGCAGTACCAGTGGGCTGAAATAACCGGTTTTTTCGAGCGCGACCGAAATATGCTCACCCTCTCGAACCCGGGCCGCGGCCTTCTCAACTGAAGCCTTAATCGGTTGACTATTGATGACCTCGGTCGAGATATGCATCGAATCGAGCGCGGTGACACCGCTGGAGACCAGGATACTCATGGTACGCGTAAAGCGCGCGGTGTTGGCGAGCTTTACCAGGTACGCGATATACGGCAGGCGCAGCCACAAGCGGTCGCGCAGGTTGCGGAATTTGGGTAACTTGACCAGCTGGGTGTAAATCACCATCGCGAGTATGACGCCGATAATTAATTCGACGCCGTAACTTTTAAAAAAGTCCGAAATTGAAATTAACCAGGTTGTCACCATCGGCAATTCCTGGTCAAAGCCCTCGAACACCTGCACGATTTTCGGCACCACGAAGGTAAGCAATGCGGCCACCAGGCCGAACGCAACCACCGACAATAGAATCGGGTAAATCAGTGCCTGCCCGGTGCGGCGCTGCAGGTCCTGTTTCGCCTCCATGTAATCGGCGAGGCGTTCCATGACGACATCGAGCAATCCGGACTGCTCACCGGCATGCACCGAGGCGCAATACATCGAATCGAAAATACGCGGAAATTCACGCAGGGCCTCGGAAAGCGGAAAACCTTCGAGTATGCGCGCACGCACCGCGAGCATA is part of the Gammaproteobacteria bacterium genome and encodes:
- the rrtA gene encoding rhombosortase, whose product is MWQRIKASPDWRYVAAIIPVMTLFQLIGPEHFRYERDWNSTGQVWRIVTAHWVHVGWMHLLLNGLGLVVCVSLTTPGWSAKRWLISTLILGIGISALITLFNPEVLDYAGHSGILYGLYVLGAISLFPRDRLIAILVVAAIVIKVLMEQFNFYDFNTGDIIGARVIVDAHLYGLLMAIAIALVWATYTMNHSPTRQSN
- the gspF gene encoding type II secretion system inner membrane protein GspF, coding for MAAFEYQAVDVDGNTQKGLIEADTARQARQQLRGMSLMPVEIGEVTSRETKDAGKTRRNKINVATLSLITRQLATLISAGQPVESAYHAVSRQTPKPAAKHVMLAVRARILEGFPLSEALREFPRIFDSMYCASVHAGEQSGLLDVVMERLADYMEAKQDLQRRTGQALIYPILLSVVAFGLVAALLTFVVPKIVQVFEGFDQELPMVTTWLISISDFFKSYGVELIIGVILAMVIYTQLVKLPKFRNLRDRLWLRLPYIAYLVKLANTARFTRTMSILVSSGVTALDSMHISTEVINSQPIKASVEKAAARVREGEHISVALEKTGYFSPLVLQLVQNGEASGRLGEMLERSARAEETEFAGVTALFVALFEPAMILFMGIVVLFIVLAILVPIFDMNELV